From the genome of Euwallacea similis isolate ESF13 chromosome 24, ESF131.1, whole genome shotgun sequence, one region includes:
- the LOC136416718 gene encoding uncharacterized protein has translation MVSKIFVSSPVCIFALYFTLLSNDVSAQNITCYKCSSSPNNTDCSDPLGINVATISCDGSLNYCTKVTYKTQNVMVTSRGCDAITSDTCASINATLASNYTGLSDFSCLTCSTDLCNSSIVFGVPLITIVATLLFVRFL, from the exons ATGgtttcgaaaatttttgtttcttcacCTGTTTGCATTTTTGCACTCTACTTTACTCTTCTCAGCAATG ACGTCTCTGCCCAAAATATTACATGCTACAAATGTTCTTCATCCCCCAACAATACTGACTGTAGCGACCCATTGGGCATAAACGTGGCCACCATATCTTGTGATGGGAGTCTTAATTATTGCACCAAAGTTACTTATAAAACCC AGAACGTTATGGTGACTTCGCGTGGTTGTGATGCAATCACCAGTGACACCTGCGCCTCGATAAATGCCACTCTGGCTAGTAACTACACCGGCTTGTCTGATTTTTCATGCTTAACGTGTAGCACTGACCTCTGCAATTCGTCAATAGTATTTGGGGTGCCGTTGATCACTATAGTTGCTACACTCTTATTTGTAAGATTTTtgtaa
- the LOC136416642 gene encoding uncharacterized protein produces MEPGSSQESESDRASQDDGFTKPHSKKRGRKPKATPTTPTPEAKRPALQRQTASTSQMQGTTTKAIAYIPNTHSKCSHTFVVYAPPTTSRVQMALKWEDINTNNKDIIIKQENNFLIKTNDEQKTTEALRLLLQQNVITSFKLGRNETTSTQYKKNTNHHNITASCSVVATGVDLEITDEMFFKHLERMELRIRFCKRIISRQRNAPTLMMRLITGDLATYEKLMNERAVHFLGRVFRIVESKPPAPIPAPCNKCNAFDHRTEECKTPIKCNKCQGPHPTTTCKSPLPIKCAACKSDDHAAWSMKCPKRPTAPIDGIPNVKIKCLNRRTNEVSDGITVGSRIHRPITTHDFIINKYKHQLNKTTNTNREELVKKLRKQFVEDFNIDTSVVFFGSHMYILMFDLLQPNRTSQTEPLEQLRQTITNTGHSI; encoded by the coding sequence ATGGAGCCTGGGAGCTCGCAGgagtccgaatcggaccgcGCCTCCCAGGACGACGGGTTTACGAAACCGCACTCCAAGAAGAGGGGCAGGAAACCTAAGGCCACCCCCACTACCCCAACACCAGAAGCAAAAAGGCCGGCACTACAAAGGCAAACTGCAAGTACTTCACAAATGCAAGGAACTACAACAAAAGCAATAGCATACATACCAAATActcattcaaaatgttcccacACGTTCGTGGTGTATGCACCGCCCACAACATCCAGAGTACAGATGGCCCTTAAATGGGAGGACATCAACACAAACAACAAGGACATCATtattaaacaagaaaataactttctcATTAAAACAAATGATGAACAGAAAACAACCGAGGCCCTCCGACTCCTCTTACAACAAAACGTAATAACATCATTCAAACTAGGCAGGAATGAAACTACATCTAcccaatataaaaaaaacaccaacCACCACAACATAACAGCCTCCTGCTCAGTAGTAGCAACTGGGGTAGATCTTGAAATCACCGACGAGATGTTCTTCAAGCACCTTGAGAGAATGGAACTGCGAATTAGATTCTGCAAGAGAATTATCTCAAGACAAAGAAACGCCCCGACTCTCATGATGAGACTGATCACCGGCGATCTCGCCACATACGAAAAGCTGATGAACGAACGCGCGGTACACTTCCTGGGGCGCGTTTTCAGAATTGTGGAAAGCAAACCGCCAGCGCCCATCCCGGCACCCTGTAATAAATGCAACGCATTTGACCATCGGACAGAGGAATGCAAGACACCTATCAAATGCAACAAGTGTCAGGGACCGCATCCGACTACAACCTGTAAATCTCCACTTCCCATCAAATGTGCTGCATGCAAATCGGATGACCATGCTGCATGGAGTATGAAATGCCCAAAAAGGCCTACAGCCCCGATAGATGGTATACCcaatgttaaaattaagtgCCTTAACAGGAGGACCAACGAGGTGTCAGACGGGATAACAGTAGGAAGCAGAATTCATCGGCCCATTACAACACACGACTTCATAATCAACAAATATAAACACCAACTTAACAAAACGACTAACACAAATAGAGAGGAATTGGTAAAGAAACTGCGTAAACAATTTGTTGAAGACTTTAACATTGACACCTCGGTGGTCTTCTTTGGATCCCATATGTACATTCTAATGTTCGACCTGCTCCAGCCTAACAGGACCTCCCAAACTGAACCCCTTGAACAACTGAGACAGACAATCACGAATACGGGacattcaatttaa
- the LOC136416736 gene encoding uncharacterized protein — MFSYKLSTISILLFATCLSTYFNVAFCNGLVTDMDMETIMCYNCTSQNNNEACADPMGETDMIDCKKGENCLKIVFTTINNKTETIRSCAPSNASCSAYTADLTKKNGNFKELNCKICNIDHCNSATSFGLSLAVLVMPIIINYL; from the exons ATGTTTTCCTACAAGCTTTCCACCATTTCCATTTTGCTCTTTGCGACTTGTCTATCTACATACTTTAATG TTGCATTTTGCAATGGCTTGGTGACTGATATGGATATGGAAACCATAATGTGTTACAATTGCACTTCTCAAAACAATAACGAAGCCTGTGCTGATCCCATGGGCGAAACAGACATGATTGATTgcaaaaaaggagaaaattgCTTGAAGATTGTTTTTACTACcatta ataataaaactgaaacaatcagGAGCTGTGCGCCAAGTAATGCCTCCTGTAGTGCTTATACTGCAGATCTTACGAAGAAAAATGGCAACTTCAAAGAgctaaattgtaaaatatgcaACATTGACCATTGCAATTCGGCCACTTCCTTTGGATTGTCCCTTGCGGTCCTAGTTATGCCGATAATCATTAATTACCTCTAA
- the LOC136416695 gene encoding uncharacterized protein, whose product MQFIVLLTIAVAALCYVWAENPEDYTKANSVYDFTVEDIKGNNVSLDKYKGNVLIIVNVASNCGLTEKNYEQLNTLYDKYEDKGLRILAFPCNQFLQQEPGTNEEIAEFAANHNVTFDMFSKIDVNGDDAHPLYKFLKYKQPGTTPGNSSVEWNFAKFIVDKEGQVVERHIPKKDPLELIPSIEKYL is encoded by the exons atgcaattCATAGTCTTGTTAACAATAGCCGTAGCTGCTCTTTGCTATGTTTGGGCTGAAAATCCTGAAGATTACACTAAGGCAAATTCAGTCTACGATTTTACGGTCGAAGATATAAAGGGAAATAACGTTTCCTTGGACAAGTACAAAGGAAATGTTTTGATCATCGTTAATGTGGCTTCAAACTGTGGTTTAACTGAAAAGAACTATGAGCAGTTGAACACCTTGTATGACAAATATGAGGACAAAGGTCTTAGAATATTGG CCTTCCCATGCAATCAGTTCTTGCAGCAAGAACCTGGTACCAACGAAGAAATTGCGGAATTCGCTGCAAACCACAACGTCACGTTCGACATGTTCTCTAAAATAGATGTTAACGGTGATGATGCTCATCCCCTTTacaaattcttgaaatataAGCAGCCTGGAACCACTCCGGGCAACAGCTCAGTCGAGTGGAATTTTGCCAAGTTTATTGTAGATAAGGAAGGACAG gTTGTCGAAAGGCACATCCCAAAGAAAGATCCTCTGGAGCTGATTCCGTCTATAGAGAAATATCtctaa